One genomic region from Phycodurus eques isolate BA_2022a chromosome 16, UOR_Pequ_1.1, whole genome shotgun sequence encodes:
- the rps2 gene encoding 40S ribosomal protein S2: MADDAGGRGGFRGGFGDRGRGRGRGRGRGRGRGRGARGGKAEDKEWVPVTKLGRLVKDVKIKSLEEIYLYSLPIKESEIIDFFLGSGLKDEVLKIMPVQKQTRAGQRTRFKAFVAIGDYNGHVGLGVKCSKEVATAIRGAIILAKLSIVPVRRGYWGNKIGKPHTVPCKVTGRCGSVLVRLIPAPRGTGIVSAPVPKKLLMMAGIDDCYTSARGCTATLGNFAKATFDAISKTYSYLTPDLWKETVFTKSPYQEFTDHLAKTHTRVSVQRGQPIQPPTS, translated from the exons ATGGCGGACGACGCCGGTGGTAGAGGAGGTTTTCGCGGAGGCTTTGGTGACCGTGGCCGCGGTCGGGGCCGtggacgcggcagaggccgtgggagAGGCCGCGGTGCCCGGGGAGGCAAGGCCGAGGACAAGGAA TGGGTGCCCGTCACCAAGCTGGGCCGCCTGGTTAAGGACGTGAAGATCAAGTCACTGGAGGAGATCTATCTCTACTCGCTGCCCATCAAG GAGTCTGAAATCATCGATTTCTTCTTAGGTTCTGGTCTGAAAGATGAGGTGCTGAAGATCATGCCTGTCCAGAAGCAGACCAGGGCCGGTCAGCGCACCAGGTTCAAG GCATTCGTTGCCATCGGTGACTACAACGGGCACGTGGGCCTCGGAGTCAAGTGCTCCAAGGAGGTGGCCACCGCCATCCGAGGCGCCATCATCCTGGCCAAGCTGTCCATCGTGCCTGTCAGACGGGGCTACTGGGGAAACAAGATCGGCAAGCCCCACACGGTGCCCTGCAAGGTAACGGGCCGCTGCGGTTCGGTGCTGGTGCGTCTCATCCCCGCGCCCCGTGGTACCGGCATCGTGTCGGCTCCTGTGCCCAAGAAGCTGCTCATGATGGCCGGAATTGACGACTGCTACACCTCCGCCAGGGGCTGCACCGCCACCCTCGGCAACTTTG CCAAGGCCACCTTTGATGCAATCTCCAAGACTTACAGCTACCTGACCCCTGACCTCTGGAAGGAGACTGTCTTCACCAAGTCTCCTTACCAG gagTTCACTGACCATCTGGCCAAGACTCACACACGAGTGTCCGTGCAGAGAGGCCAGCCCATCCAGCCGCCAACCTCCTAA